The Methanomicrobia archaeon sequence TGTCAGGACCTCTTTAACTGACGATTTTGTTGCACACTTCGAACACTTTATTGCCAATATGGTCAATCCGATGATTGAAATACTCGCGCGGAATGCTGATGAGATCGAAGATAGCAAAGTGCGAGAGCGCTTTCACACGCTCCTCCACGAATTCAAGAAATTATACCTGGCTACACGCATCTTCTCTGGCATAATCAAGGACATAAACTTAAATGCAATAGCCACAGATATGGAAGATGCAGAGGACTATGTAGTAACTGTAAATATAGAAGCGCGAGAAGACTATGAAGAAAATAACTATTACAAAGGAGATAGCAAAAATGGAAATGAATAAGAGGTATGAAAATATGAATAGGCGGAAACGGCTGGTTTCGCTCTGTACGCTGAGCTTGGTGTTCCTATTGGTTTTTTACTCACCGCTTGCGTTATTACCGACCCCGTCAGTAGTTCCTGCGAGTGCGGCGTCCTTCTCGTCCGTTACTATAACCGACGTGACGCCTACTACGTTCAATCCTGGCGATACGCGCGCGGTAATCGTGACGGTGAGTAACAACGGAGGCCGAGACGCAAAGAATATTCGCTTGGCTTTTCAAGGTACCGAAGTCTTATCGCCCGTTGGGCCGACCGTTTACCCCATAAACACGCTGAACTCGTGGAGTTCAAAGGAGATCACAGTGACGATGCATGTAAAGGAAGAGGCGCCCAATGGCATTTATTCTGTTCCCGTGAACTGCTCGTGGCGCGAATACTATTTCGATCCGGCGGAGGGCTATGTAACGGGTCCTGAACAAACCGCGCTCTTAGGATTATCTTTCAACGTTGTCGGAGAAGGAGTACTCAACGTCGGTGATGTGACAACGGATCCGACAACCATACGACCGGGAGACGAGAACGTGGAGATACGCGCAGCTATAGAAAACAGTGGAGAAGCCGCGGCAAAGGATATTGAGGCACAATTAGTCTTCGACGGTGATACGTTCAAGCCGTCCTGGTCAGGAACCGATCGTTCCTATTTAGGTAGGTTGAACTCCGGGGAAAAGGGCGAAGCAGTGTTCCATATTGACCTCGCGGAGAACATAGCAGCGGGAACACAGAGCATACCACTGCGGATAACCTATAAGGACACGAAAGGTACCGAATACAAGGTGCTACGGGCGGTAACGATACTGGTGAAGCCCAAGCCCGACTTCGAGATCGTTTCGTATTATACCGAGCCGGCGAGCATAAGCGCGGCGGATACGGGCGTGGTGTTGCACGTGCAGATAAAGAATGTTGGTTCAGAGAAAGCGGAATCGGCGAGTGTGCGGATGACGGGCGAGGCTGATGTGCCGTTTGACTACGACGTAAAGAGCGATTTCTTGGGTAATTTGAAGATTGACGAAACGGGCGAAGCGATCCTGAAGTTCGATGTGGATAAGGATGCGGTGCCGAAAGGCTATCCGATGGGCATAGAGATCCGCTGTACCGGCGATCGAGACCTGGGCGATGACAATGTGTACGTCTTCAATAAGGAGATCAACGTGGAGGTATCCTCAAGCAGTTCTCAGGAAGATGGCTTTTCAGTCTCCGGGTTTGAGGTTCTCTTCTCGCTTCTCGCACTTTTTTTCGTCTTTATCGTGGTAGAACTGAGAAGAAACGGGGTGTAGAATCAATCCTACTCACTGAGGACATATGAATTCCATAACGAACGCGAGCGTTAGAAAGAGGTTGACGGGATGTCGCTAAAAGGAAAGATAAGCGCGGAACGTGCATTGGAGCATTTGGCTACGTTTCAATACCAGCATTATAAGCAGATAATCGTTGCCGCGCTGCTCATAACGGTGGTGCTTGGTTACGGCATGACGCTCCTGGAGTTCCAGGGCGATCTGACGAAGGAGATGCCGCAGGATTTACCGGTGTTCGAGTTATCGGAGCGGCTTGAAAGTACGTTCAAGGGCGAAGAATTCCTAGTGATCGTGGTCACGTTAGATGAAGAGACAGGTACAAAGGGCATACCGCGCGACCTGAGGGATCCACGAGTAATCCAGTCAGTGGTCGAGCTGCATGAACGGCTGGAAACAGAGCCGTCGATTGAAGGCGTTCGGTCGGTGGCCCCCGTTTTTCAAGGCGGCGTGCCTGACGACATAGAGGGGGTGAAGCAGGTTATTGCTTCCACTCCCGGGTCCGGACAATTCTTCAATCGAGATTACAGCACTATGCTGGTCTACGCGGATACTGCGGTTGGCACGGATGAAGAGAAGGTGGATGAGATTACGGAGATTATAGCACAGGATATCGACGCGATTACGAGGTCTCCCGGCGTCACCTATAAAATAACCGGTATAGCACCGATTATCGTGGAAATTGTACGGCTGCTTAAAGGTGATATCGTCGTAACGACCTTCACGGCAGCGCTCGTTATCTTAGGCTTGCTGGTGGTGCTGGAGCGTTCGATCTCACGCGGCTTTATTGTCTTCCTGCCGCTGATTCTCACCATCGTCTGGACCTTTGGGACCATGGGATTCCTCGGCATTGCGATGTCTGTCACTACCGGTGTGATCGGCGCGATCCTGCTCGGTCTAGGTGTCGAATATGGTATATTCATGGTTTCACGGTATTACGAAGAACGCCAGAGGCATGAACCCGCAGAATCAATCAGGATTGCGGTCTCGAACATCGGCGCATCCACCTTCGGCTCTGGCGCAACGACCGCGGCGGCTTTCCTCGCGTTAACGCTCTCTATAATGCCCATGATCCAGCACCTCGGGCAGACGCTGGCTCTTGGTATCACGTTTTGTTGGCTTGCTGCCACCATCATAAATCCCTGTTTCATTCTGTTGGAGGAACGCATAAAATCGAAGAGAGTGGCCATGTGGCTGCATGACTGGGTGAAAGGAGAGGTGGTAAGAAATGCGCGCTAACCAGCACGGCCAGAACAGAGGGCTCTTGAAGCAGTATGCGACGTTCGTAGCGTATCGCCGAGCCGTTCTCCTACTGCTCTTTCTCCTGCTCACACTCGTTTTTGGATACTTTGCCTCGCAGATGCAAACCGTGGGTATGTCGCAGGAGGACATGCTACCCGAGGATATAGAGGTGATCGCGACGCTTCAGCTCGTGTCAGACCAGTTTGCCGGCACGTTTTCCAGTTCGACAATAGTCGTAGAGATCGATCCGAGCTATGCGCAGTCCACCGAGATCCGTGATGTGCGCGATCCCGAGGTGTTACGGTATGTTGATGCGCTTGCAGCACGTGCGAAGCTGGTATACGGGGTTATCGACGCAACAAGTGCGGCAGACGTGATAAAAGACGCGAATGGGGGCAAAATCCCAAGCTCGTTGAGGAGCGTGAAGTCGCTGGCGGCGCAGAACGAAATAGTAGCGCAACAGCTCAGCATGTACATCAGCGACGATTACACACTCAGCGTGGTGAGATTGTCGTTGTTAGACGATCTTGATGCGGTGGAGGTGGTTGCAGAGTTACGTGAAGTGATACGAGTCGCTCAGCCGCCGGGCGTGACGGTGGAGATCTCCGGCGATCTTGTGGAAGACATAACGATGCAGGAACTCGCCGGGGAGACGATGCAAAGAACCTCCACGATCAGTTTCGCGCTCATCATCATTATTCTCATACTCCTCTTCGTCTCGATCAAATACGGGCTCATTCCGTTACTCACCATTCTTCTCGGTACGGTCTGGACCTACGGGGTGCTGTACGTAGTAGGATTCGAGATAACACCGATGACATCGGGTGCACTTGCGATGATCATGGGTATCGGGATCGATTTCGGGATTCAGGTCACGAAGCGGTTCAGATATGAGCTGCGAACGTACGAACGGGAGGAGGCGATGGTGAATACGCTCCAAAACGTCTTCTATCCCATGGTCATAACGACGATCGCAGCGGTGACCGGCTTCTTGTGCCTTTCACTCGGGGACTTGCCGATGATGAAGGACATGGGGAAGATGCTAGCAATGGGTGTCTCGTGCAGTATGGTTGCTGCATTGACCGTGGTGCCTGCTGTTCTCGTACTGTTGGAGCGGAAAAAGAGGCATGATTAAAGATTAAAATAAAAAGGAGGGCAAAAGAGGTGGAAATACCAGCAAAAATCAAGAAAATTGTTGAAGGGCATGGGTGGCTGAGAAATCTAATG is a genomic window containing:
- a CDS encoding MMPL family transporter, producing the protein MSLKGKISAERALEHLATFQYQHYKQIIVAALLITVVLGYGMTLLEFQGDLTKEMPQDLPVFELSERLESTFKGEEFLVIVVTLDEETGTKGIPRDLRDPRVIQSVVELHERLETEPSIEGVRSVAPVFQGGVPDDIEGVKQVIASTPGSGQFFNRDYSTMLVYADTAVGTDEEKVDEITEIIAQDIDAITRSPGVTYKITGIAPIIVEIVRLLKGDIVVTTFTAALVILGLLVVLERSISRGFIVFLPLILTIVWTFGTMGFLGIAMSVTTGVIGAILLGLGVEYGIFMVSRYYEERQRHEPAESIRIAVSNIGASTFGSGATTAAAFLALTLSIMPMIQHLGQTLALGITFCWLAATIINPCFILLEERIKSKRVAMWLHDWVKGEVVRNAR
- a CDS encoding COG1361 S-layer family protein, with product MEMNKRYENMNRRKRLVSLCTLSLVFLLVFYSPLALLPTPSVVPASAASFSSVTITDVTPTTFNPGDTRAVIVTVSNNGGRDAKNIRLAFQGTEVLSPVGPTVYPINTLNSWSSKEITVTMHVKEEAPNGIYSVPVNCSWREYYFDPAEGYVTGPEQTALLGLSFNVVGEGVLNVGDVTTDPTTIRPGDENVEIRAAIENSGEAAAKDIEAQLVFDGDTFKPSWSGTDRSYLGRLNSGEKGEAVFHIDLAENIAAGTQSIPLRITYKDTKGTEYKVLRAVTILVKPKPDFEIVSYYTEPASISAADTGVVLHVQIKNVGSEKAESASVRMTGEADVPFDYDVKSDFLGNLKIDETGEAILKFDVDKDAVPKGYPMGIEIRCTGDRDLGDDNVYVFNKEINVEVSSSSSQEDGFSVSGFEVLFSLLALFFVFIVVELRRNGV
- a CDS encoding MMPL family transporter encodes the protein MRANQHGQNRGLLKQYATFVAYRRAVLLLLFLLLTLVFGYFASQMQTVGMSQEDMLPEDIEVIATLQLVSDQFAGTFSSSTIVVEIDPSYAQSTEIRDVRDPEVLRYVDALAARAKLVYGVIDATSAADVIKDANGGKIPSSLRSVKSLAAQNEIVAQQLSMYISDDYTLSVVRLSLLDDLDAVEVVAELREVIRVAQPPGVTVEISGDLVEDITMQELAGETMQRTSTISFALIIIILILLFVSIKYGLIPLLTILLGTVWTYGVLYVVGFEITPMTSGALAMIMGIGIDFGIQVTKRFRYELRTYEREEAMVNTLQNVFYPMVITTIAAVTGFLCLSLGDLPMMKDMGKMLAMGVSCSMVAALTVVPAVLVLLERKKRHD